Part of the Chelmon rostratus isolate fCheRos1 chromosome 13, fCheRos1.pri, whole genome shotgun sequence genome is shown below.
aCTGAGGCATACAAATGCTTACAATGCAAATGTTCGCCACATGcaggataaacacacacattgaggCCATCCAGAGTGCCCCACGTCGACTTCACCTACACATATTAGCACTGGGATCAATGGGGAATACTTGaactacaacaacaaagagaatgGCATGTGCTACATTTCGAGTATTTAGTTTGCGATCTTCTCCAATAGTTGTTGTATACAACTTCAAATAATTTTCAGACAAGTATCATATCAAGCAAGATACGCATAGACTGCAAGTGTTAGGGGTTGCAGCATCTTGACAAGTCATCCAAGGTGGGGTTCTTTAGTTCTAACTGAAGaccaccagtcagtcagttcGATGAGAAGGAAAAGTAGTAGTTTCAAGAAAGCAGAGTCTTcttgtgcatttttgcattatATTAAAAGATATTGTCTAATATTCTGGTCCTCTCAAGTATGTAAGATGTAAGATAAACAAACATGAGCTACATCCAAGAAGCTAGTCTGACACAGTGTCACCAAGTTTCCCCAATGAAGGATTTACAGCAGGGTTACTGTACTGTATTacattagattgtacaggtgtactTAATAAATAGTGAACAATGCTGAGTCACAAAGCTGAGACaatgtaaaatttaaataaaaacaaagtgcaatcatttgcaaactaaatgtttcctgacaacagtttcacacagtgttCTCGAACTCGTGTAGTtcacacaatcatgtgtttcacaaagtgttgaacctcgctccatccctgctcGTCaatgagcctttccaggatgcccctttcattACCAATCATGGTACTTtcagctgttaccaatcaacctgtttacctgtggaacgttccaaacaggtgtttttggagcgttccacatctttcccagtcttttgttgctcctgtcccaacttgtttgaaacatgttgctgcatcaaaatcagaataagcagatatttacaaaaatcaatggagctgatgaggtaaaatatgaaatacattGCATTTGCgctgttttcaattaagtgtatgtcaaaaagaattagcaaatgatcacattctctTTCGTTTACGTTtaacacagcatcccaactcttttggaatcggggttatAAAACAACAGCCATGAGgggattgtttttttaatgaaaagctTGGGTAGTCACAAGTTCACTGACAGTTCAAACTACAGACACATGACCACTAATTCCACAGTATTTAGCAGGGCTGCTGACTCTGTGTGCATGGTGTGGGGGGGAGCAGCTGAAGCATTTAACTTTACTCCAGAGAAACGGTGCAAAATGCTGCGCTGCCATATAAGCTGCTCAGCAGTCTTCTAACAATAGACCACCTTGAGCTTTCGTGACATGCCAAGAGCACTGCATAGCCCAAAGGCCTGAGACCACAGCCCGCATGACCAAAGGACCGACGAGGGGGAAAACAAAGGAGAGTGGGCGCACTACGACACTACAATCTCAGATGCTTGGGGGGGTAGCAAAACCACTGAATACTAAGAAAATCAAGCCAGAGAGCTTGGCCTCTCAACTTCTCCCACCCTAGAGActcatcatcaaatcaaattgtTTCCTAgggtgtgaaaaacaaaaataatacattttggcTCATTCAATCccactgcagcagacacaaagaaacacagtgacaggacaATAACACAATTTTACTCGCAACTGTAGCCAAGTTAATAAGCATTAGACCTCAAGCCCTGGCCAGACTTGGCTTGCCAATGAAACACTCAATCCTTTCAAGTATTCTTAGAAACTGGACACCTAAAAAATTTAATTGTGCAATGCAAACTGTTTCACCTTTTAAGCTTTTGACTGAGTTTTAACTGTATCTATTTGATCAGTTAGGTTGCATAACATCAGAAACCCTCCATCCCTAAATTCCCAAACAATCCTCACAACATTGGAAGCATTAGCAACTAGGCCGTACTAAATGTAAGAGAGGACATTTGTTAACAGTTGGCTCACTCTCCAGTAAACATCTCTCACAGCTTGCTTCAGTAAAAGCCCCCACTTTCCTTCCGAGTCTTTTCCATCATATTGCAACAACAAATAACTGGCAATAATTCAAAGGCTCCTGGAATCAACCAGGCTTTGGCATCGGTTCAACTTCAGACAGGCGCTGAGTCGTGACCAGCAAGCTGAGCAGAGAGCTGATCTATGGGAAGGTAAAGCCCATAGAGAACAGTGGCACTGAGAGGATGATGACCCATGATCTTGGCTTTAACAAACCATCCATACTGCCATATTAATGATACAGAgcttgtgtttcctctccaaacacacacacacacactctgacacccAGGCAACAGTGTGAGAGTTCAGGTGCAGTTTAGTCTCACCTACTTTGTGTTCAGGTCAACAGCAGGATAGATCATATCCTTTTGCTCAAGAGATGCCGTCAGCATGTCAAATGAGCTGGCAAACCGCTCAACGAAGCTTCAAACTTCTGTTGAGGAACAGTCTTAAATTGCAGCATGACTGTATCAGACTTTTTCAACATCATTTTGTGGTTATATCTTAGTAAAAACTGTTGATTAAAATATCACTGTGACAGAGGGTCTCACAGATCTATTTCTTCCACACAGTCCTTCAATTGAGTTTGGTCCCAAAGAGCAAACCCTACGTGACGTTCAACTATCCTAGTCATTTTGACCTCTGGACCATTACTACAGAGCAGCAGGGTTGGTTATTTACcaggcaaaaatgtcaaaaattcaCAGGGTCCAGCTTCTCAattgaggatttgctgcttttctattACTGTAAATTGAATACTGGTCAGAAATAGGCTGGCCAACGTATCaaattaatttgattaattagaatttttgcttttgtattaTGTGTAAAATACCTACATTGTGAAAATTGAGTTATTACAACATACACAAAAAGGTTACTTTTAGTCAAAAAGTAATGTTGATAATAGCTCGCaatatcagcatcagcatcagctcaCCTGAGTCATGACAGCCACGTAAACTGCGATGGGAATATTTACCCTACTTGTAGATCTGTCACAATTTACAGGGCTGTCATAGCTTGTCATAACCACAGGCGGATGGCTGGTTCTGGATATCTGATAGTCAATTTAATAAAGTATTATCTGGTTAAAGGAAATGTATTCTACTTCATTTAGTCCGTCAATTATCAACAATATACCAGACAGATTTACACTTGGATAAGGAATGTGCTGTAAGTTAACTATTCACTGTGTCCAATACAGGATTGTGCATTAAAGGTTGACTGGTGGATCTGTCAACATAGCATTGTACTAATAATGGAGGGTGGCAAACATAGCATTTGCTAAAACGAACTGAAGGAGCTGAAAGTCTGTGGCCCACAGAAATCAACCGGTCACACTGtacaacagaacaacaacaaagccatCACCACCTCCATGGGAACCAGCCATTTCCCCCTCAGGGATAATACAGTTAATCTAACCTAATCAAAACATTCACACACGTCCAGCAAACCATTGCGCCAATGATGGCAGCAGAGTTTAGCACTGTGGGCCACTTTCCAAACATAATCTGAGACTGTTTTAAAATCTTACACTACAAGCGCATGTAATCCACTGTTAGATGTCAACCACTGTCAAACCACATAAACCAAAACCAAGTTTGAATTACAGGTTTGACGAAGAAGTCGTACAATGTACCACAATGTGTTCCTCCTGAATCTGCCAATTGTGACTCTTTTTGTAAACTTCATTAGTCAATACTGAAACTATTTGAGCAAGAGTTAGAGGGGGCAGAGGTGCACCCATGCTTTTCTGCACATGTTAATGCTGCCTTTTATTTATGGCTGTGTTATTTCTGAATGTACCTATGCTGATAGTAGACGTGCACGTGTTGATGTATCTGTGCTTTAAAAGTCTACAGTCTGTTACAAACTGAATCACAATGCAGTTAATaaatcttaataataataaacttcaGTAACACAACCAGAAATGCAGCGATTTGTCAATTAATCAACTAGCTGATACAGAATCTGTTTCATAACTGATTAATCGTTCTACACATTTttcaagggaaaaaaacaaacaacctaAAAAACCACCAATCAATTGTTGGTTCTGGCTCCACAAAGGTGAGGATTTGATGTCTTTCTTTGTCATACTATGCAAACTGATTATGTTTGGATTTTGGATATTTGGTTGAACTATACTTGAGTAATTAAATTCAATAATTcttctttgcatttttcactatcTTCAATCTTATAGACTCATCAATTGATTGAGAAGATTATCTGCAGATTAACTGACTAACTGCAGCTCTAAACACAAGTATTGTTTGCCAGTATGGTAATACCATCCTTAGCTTTGGCAATATACCCAGTGATTCCCAAACCTTGTTGCAATCAGTTTTGAGAGCACTGATTCATTAATGAACAAGACAGTACATTCTTTATGCTGCTCCACCTCTTTGGAGCCCCCAGAGGAACAGTATGAACTCGTGTTtggctgacagagagacaagactCTGAACGAGGGGGGGGGTACTGTACATCATGGAGACagccaacacacagacagacctcatACCTGGCAGTGCAGTGAgtcagcagctctctctgcatGCCAACCATACACCCAGCTGATTCTCAAGGCTGACAAGAATGACTCCACTGGTGACGTAAATATACACCAAGAGCCAGTTTGGATGCTGAATTGCGAGAGACAATGGAAAGTACCATAATCAATTTAAGAAATGCTGGATGTCCAAActagaagaagaggaagggcaGGGGTGGGTAGCCCGTGTGATCCTCTGGTTCTGTGGAAGCGAGTACAGTGGAAAATAGTCCCCAATGCTAATCCATGGCAGGCTAATTACAGCTTTGATCCCCGAGGCGTGTGCATCACCATAGGTGGGAGGGAGGCAATGCACTCTGGGGCTCAATAGAGTTACgtttacatttgttttggtttacaGCTGTCTTAATAAGGCCACATCTGCTACTAATGCCCCTGTAACTACAGTATATTATTGGATAAGTGAATTCACTGATTCCACAATATGACCTGATACATTTACAGCCTTCTTCTCATCAAAGACATGGGTTGGACATGGGCTGGACAAGCTACCATTTGTGACACTGAGCAATCATAGAAACTCAAGTCcgggagacagagacacagattaAGTGGGTAAATGGAGTTTCTGTCTAAAATAGGCCGCAGCTCTGATGACAGCCTACTCCCAAAACACATGGTGGCAGAGATAGAGCAAGGAAGGAGGCAACATAAGGAAGGAGGATGATGATTTGAGGATGAGCAGCAGATGGCATGGAATTATCTGGATCTTCAGCTCAACATCTATGCCCATGACGCCATTATCTGTGGGGTAGTTCACTAATCATGAGCAATATCACTCCAAGCAGCATTCATTTAACTTACAGATACCAGCGTTAACAAGATTGACAGATCAACCAGGAAGCAACTTGGCAGACATAAAGTGGGCTggcacagcagagaggaatgaATTTGTGATGCTGCTGATATACGGAGTGTTGCTGCTAACTTTGGTCCAATGTAAAACACTGATCTGTCCAAGCACAACTTATTAAACAGCACTGGGTCATAGTGAGAACTTGTCCTAAGCAAAAATGGTGCAGGCATTGGCAGTGTGCTTGAAAACAGCTACCAGGGTGAAAGGTTTCTGGGTGAAAAGTTGAAGCACCATCAGGGTCCTGGTCTGATGCTGCTAAACTGACCATGCACTGTGCACTCTCACCTGTGTTTACTAAAGCAACTGTGCATTCACACCTCTCAGTTACGTGTTCATACTTAACTTAACCACTGAAACATGTATGTACTTCTGCACATATAAATACCTATGCATTGGTGATTTAAATCACCATCATGGTAATGCTGTAAACTCACAGACATGGTGGAATGATGAATGACTACTAaccagggaggaaaaaaacaaacaagtcacTAACTAGCCACTAAATGTAACTGCCAATGGCAAAGGTTACTCAGAGACTAAAGCTGAACGGCTGTACATGACAGTGATTTACTCTACAGCAACTCCTTTCAGACAGGTAGCCTGACTGAAGATAATCAGACTCAACCCTTTGAGCGAGAGGCATTAGATTaatgtctgtgctgtttttagccCTAAAAAGTTGCAATGCAGCCGTACAAGGGTGCAAAATTCGTACTTCCGCTtatgatttcaaaataaaacacattttgatcaAACAAGCTGCAGCGTTTTTGTAGAGTTCAACTTTAACTACCATAGTGGAAAAGGTGAAGCTATACATTTCAGGACGAAACGCGCAGCGGCTGACGCTCAGTGACAACCTTCGTGCTGTTTTAACCCACCTTATAAactgttagctgctagctgGCGTGTTACCTGGATGGCTCTACGCAGCTCTAGCGTTAGTTTACGGCTAACTAGCTAACGTCTTTTACAACGCTGCCACGACAGCTTGAACCAGTACGTCAACGTTAGCTGCCTTAGCTTGGCTCGCATGCCGTTAGCCTGTCTGTTCTAGGCAGCAGCTGGTGGACATCCTCATCCTTCTTTTTCACCAGTCGTGACCAGGCCGAAAcggctggctgctggctgccagGCTCCGACGCCGAAGCATCTGCTCTGTGCCCCCGAGATAATCTACAGTTACCGATGTATCGGGACTGGCCAGCGCGCTAACGCTTAAGCCTCCTCGCCGCGGGTTTACATCCACATCAACACTGTGGATGATGTTCCAAGTCACCAGCAGCCCTTGACTGCGACTACCTAGAAAATTCTGATTGTTTTGCCAGCTACCAGGTAATGAAATACTCACCCCGACTAAAGGTGGTTATGGCAATGTCACGCCGTGACTGTATGAGGGAAATAGGGGTGGCGTTTGCCCAGGGCGGTCACCCAGGTCGAGTATCTTTCCTCCAAATGATCCCTCTCCCAGCGAGCAGCACCTCCGTATGATCTCTCCACACTGCAATGGTGACACGATTGGCCAGGCTGAGCGGAACTCGGTGCGCTTTGGTAAGCAGAAAGCTCAGGCGACCTGCAGGGGGAGCAGCCGTGATGCCTTCATGTCTGTCGGAAAACTCACATCACGCTTTGAGCGCCTTAGCCCACGTTGCATAGCGATGATTTACCACGAATACAGCGATGTCATTGCATATATTCAGGATGTGTAAAGTGACACCAGTAGAATATCCTGAAGCAACGCAGCTTAGTtggaaaatataaaaactgtgaaaatatatataaaaaataaaagcagtccTTATTTTTAATTGTCACGAAGTTCTATTTTTTATGTTGCATTGGTGTTAAAAGCATAAAGTGACAAAAAGTAGCCTTTGTTCATCTAACAGAAATCAATTTAAGTGTTAATAAATTGTCAATAAATTGATTTCGGTCCAGATCATATGCTGCCTCTGATTGTGcctttaagttttttttaatcgttCTACTGCCGCgtatttctttgctttcactttcacttcagttGCCACAACCTGTTGTGTAGCTTTATAAAACTCGCAAGAATTTGGATATTACCGCGCACCCATCGTCAAGAGTACTGGTGCCTATATATGTGTGTCAGCAGCCGTGCATGCCCGTCTCAAAGGCTTTCGGTTTAGGTCTACACGAAACGGGTCTTTCCCCACAAGCTTTATAATAGTACGTCATTTTCCTACGTGgttcctctttgtctcttgtGAGGGCAGACGGTAGGTTGTTTCAGTAATTTTCTCAGCTACTTACGCATTCCTTGTTATACTTGCATGATAGTTTAATCGGAACTCACGGCTAACAGTATTATAATAGTAGTTTAACCCGATCCCGTTTGTAGGTTTACCAGTCCATCAGCTGTCACTCCTCTTCTGCTAAATGCCATGGCTCTTCCAGAACAACTTCAGCTTCAAGCCATTAATCAAATTGCAGAGGCTCTCAGCAGCGGTGAACGCAGGTGCCTCTTCTACCTGTGCGGAAGCTTGGACACGGACTACAGCGTGGCTTGCATGAAGGAGATGCTGAAATGTAAAGTGATGCGCCATGAGACCGGTCAGCTGTTCCTGAGGGAGCTGATGTTGCAATTGAGACGCTTTGATATCCTGAGGAAGGTGTGTaaaaccagcagagaggaggtggagatgacTCTGATGTACAGGCGGGTTCTGCCAAGATTCAGGTAGGATGTGTGTTAACAAGTCAAGTTAGACATACATATTTTAATCATTCAAGTTAACATAGGCCTGATTGTGGTTCTCAAGGCaatcatgttttttcccccttacTGTAGAGTATTGATGGCTAATATAAGTGAAGATATGGCCAGTGAAGATCTGAACAGTGTGAAGTTCTTGTTAGGCACCACATTACCCCATCAGAAGGTGGAAAAAGCAAAGGTGAAAGCAaaaactcatttgtttttactgaCTGGATTTCTCATTCCTGTATGTGTGGGAGGGGAGTTTTGGTGTAATATCACTTGACACAACAATGTCAAATATAGTCATTTTCAACTTTCATCGTGaggggacaaaaaaaacccaacttaCTTCTCTCTCTTGTGTGACAGAGCTTTCTGGATGTGATAATAGAACTTGAGAAGCTGGACATAGTTTCACCTGAAAGAGTGGACTTTGTAGAGGAATGTTTGCTGAACATCGGCAGGGTCGACCTAGCCAAAAAAGTGACTGCGTACAAGACATCAGGTGAGACTGTGTGACCATTTAATACCAAATGCCtagtgtgaaaatgtgaaaaagaagtTCTGAAGTGAGTTTGTACAGTACATGAAATGTATGTGAAGTATGAAACAGGTACACAGGAAAATGGGAACTGAAAATGAtcgcatttgtgtgtgtgtgcacgtgcttGCGCATGTGCAATACCACTGAAAGGGTCCATTACACATGACAATACCATGTACACTATAGAAATAAAGCACGTCCCATACACAACATGGTttttaaatcaaagaaaaaaaagtgaaacatgttgagcagagacacagaatAGACACCCAGTGTTAAAGCCACCTATATGACACATTTTTTCCCAGTGATCATGCACTGTTCAGATACTCAATGAACTACAAAAGGTTATTTCAGCGTGTTCCAAcaaaaatgttatgtttttttccaaGACTATCTTGTTAAAGATAgtataaaacacaatgtgtttcattttctgtttcatttaactCGCAAAGCCTATCATGCTCACTGATACCAGCATAGCGTCCAGTTTACAGATGCGATTGTAAGATACCATACATCAGGTTGACACACAGATATAATTACAGTACTAAAACTCTGTATTTATTAAAACCACATGCTTGTTCCAAATCTCATTATTCCATTTTACTttaaacaactaaaaaaaacacaatcaaatgaatatgaactttttctttcaaaatgtatttcaatAACTCAGTTCCCCTGACTGCACTTTTTGAAATCCAATGTCCAAGGACCACATGAAAAAGATCTGAGTTTTTTGCAGAGGCTTGATAGAGTTAAGCCTACAGGGAGATACCAATGTCAGTAAATGTATtagagcacaaaaacacagagaggtggTATTCAGATTACAACGCTGCTTGGCAACAGCCCTGAGAACCAAACACATGAGCGTGCTCATTTGTGAATTGGTGTGGCGATGCAGGCTAGTTTGGCACAGAAAACATGGAATAAACCCAAATAGCTACACATGTACAGTGATCCCAAAGCTGTTAAAAAAGCCATCCTGAAAGTACAGTTTGTTAAATAATCTTTCATTTcttacatttatttgtgtgtgtgtgtgtacaccttTCACAGTTGCAACATCTGAACAACATTCATCCCAACAGCAAAGGTGCAGAACTCCTGTGAGTATTACAGAGTCCCAAAGTTAATCATTCATTTACTCTCTCATAACACTAATGCTTTTGAAAAACATCTTCTCCTCAGCGTCCATTCCCCCCTCCAAATAGCTCTTATCTGCTACAGCAAACAAGACAAGCAGAGCCCCGTCACAGTGGTAGGCAGGCTACATATTagcctattattattattattattattattattattattattattattattattaacatatGATTATAGCAActtcaaacaaatgtgtttgcCTGAGGTACTGTAAGTGGAAAATGGAACTGTCTTTCACTTTGATATTCATAATAATGTATTGCTCTTTATCAGCGACAGAAAACATACCAGTGTCTGTATACAGAGAGCAGAGCCATCAGGTAAGGTTTTCACTCACTATTGGGTCGTTTTTTTGTCTACCATTGAGTTGTGTTTGATTAGTAAAGTGCATTAATGCTTTGCTTCTTCCTTTGCATTACAGAGCCAGCTAGATTTGTACAAGTTTAACACTAATCCCAGAGGAACTTGTGTTATCATAGACTGCGTGGGTAATGATGGAGGTGAGACACCTGACACTTTCAACCTACAGttggaagaagtattcagatccatCACCAA
Proteins encoded:
- the LOC121615974 gene encoding CASP8 and FADD-like apoptosis regulator isoform X2, whose translation is MKEMLKCKVMRHETGQLFLRELMLQLRRFDILRKVCKTSREEVEMTLMYRRVLPRFRVLMANISEDMASEDLNSVKFLLGTTLPHQKVEKAKSFLDVIIELEKLDIVSPERVDFVEECLLNIGRVDLAKKVTAYKTSVATSEQHSSQQQRCRTPRPFPPPNSSYLLQQTRQAEPRHSATENIPVSVYREQSHQSQLDLYKFNTNPRGTCVIIDCVGNDGDMLEQTFKALHFNVVIYKWLSVDDILAALRGIFRQRENLEGDGFVCCIISRGTSNRLLGTDPYSVGLQLDNVRHLFNGDACPMLAGKPKLFFIQRYSVPEFQPCARIDHRDEDLETDGCDGLPRYDLIPSDADVFWSHCWTDERQLEQGHHRSIYLKALTDALHKGQRRKSCLVDVHTEVNGAIFEHNKRNPAAEYLIELKHTLRKDLYLQ
- the LOC121615974 gene encoding CASP8 and FADD-like apoptosis regulator isoform X1; amino-acid sequence: MALPEQLQLQAINQIAEALSSGERRCLFYLCGSLDTDYSVACMKEMLKCKVMRHETGQLFLRELMLQLRRFDILRKVCKTSREEVEMTLMYRRVLPRFRVLMANISEDMASEDLNSVKFLLGTTLPHQKVEKAKSFLDVIIELEKLDIVSPERVDFVEECLLNIGRVDLAKKVTAYKTSVATSEQHSSQQQRCRTPRPFPPPNSSYLLQQTRQAEPRHSATENIPVSVYREQSHQSQLDLYKFNTNPRGTCVIIDCVGNDGDMLEQTFKALHFNVVIYKWLSVDDILAALRGIFRQRENLEGDGFVCCIISRGTSNRLLGTDPYSVGLQLDNVRHLFNGDACPMLAGKPKLFFIQRYSVPEFQPCARIDHRDEDLETDGCDGLPRYDLIPSDADVFWSHCWTDERQLEQGHHRSIYLKALTDALHKGQRRKSCLVDVHTEVNGAIFEHNKRNPAAEYLIELKHTLRKDLYLQ